TTCTGCAGTTATGGCGGAAGTATCTGGATTGGTTAACTTTGGTAAGGAAACTAAAGGTAAACGTCGATTAATAATCAATGTTTCTGAAGATCAATGTCATGAGGAATTGATACCAAAATGGCGTCATATCTCTGTGTTTGAAGGGGAGCACGTAGAGCGCGGTGAACTCATCGCTGAAGGTGCACTCAATCCACATGATATATTACGCTTATTAGGTGTGGGCGCATTGGCAAATTATATTGTTAACGAAGTACAAGACGTATATCGTTTACAAGGTGTGAAAATTAATGACAAGCACATCGAAGTAATTGTTAGACAAATGCTACGTAAGCGAGTTATTACTTTTGCAGGTGATTCTAAATTCCTGGCTGGTGAGCAAATCGAAGAAAGCGCTATGCTGCAAGAAAATGATAAGCTTATTGCTGAAGGAAAACAGCCTGCCCGTGGTACGCCAATTTTATTGGGTATTACTAAGGCATCCTTGGCTACGGAATCATTTATTTCAGCTGCATCATTCCAAGAAACAACTCGAGTTCTGACGGAAGCTGCTGTAAGTGGTAAAATTGATGATTTACGTGGATTAAAAGAAAACGTGATGGTTGGTCGCTTGATTCCTGCAGGAACAGGTTATGCTTATCATCAAAGCCGGAAGGCAAAAAGAGCTAAGGCTGCAGCTGGTGAGCATGTAATGCACACTGTTACTGCGAGTGATGTTGAACATGCGTTAAGCGAAGCATTAAACGCAGATAATCAAGAACACTAGTTCGGATCTAAGATACGGCAGATTAAAACTTGACAAATCTGTCGTATCTATATAGAATCCGGCCTCCTTATGCATTCGAAATAATCACAAGAGAATATCGGAGTGAAGTACAAATGGCTACTATTAATCAGTTAGTAAGAAAGCCTCGTGTGGACGTAAAGAAGAAAAGTAACGTACCTGCACTAGAGTCATGTCCACAGCGACGCGGTGTGTGCACACGCGTTTATACTACTACACCTAAAAAACCTAACTCAGCGATGCGTAAGGTTGCTCGTGTACGTTTAACTAATGGATTTGAAGTTTCATCATACATTGGTGGTGAAGGCCACAACCTCCAGGAGCACTCTGTAGTGCTAATCCGCGGTGGTCGTGTTAAAGACTTACCGGGTGTGCGTTATCACACAGTAAGGGGTAGTTTAGATACGTCAGGTGTTAACGATCGTAAACAAGGTCGTTCTAAGTACGGTACCAAAAAACCTAAAGATAAAAAATAACTGATTGTAGGAAATCGAAATGCCTAGAAGAAGAGAAGTCCCCAAAAGAGAAATTTTGCCAGATCCTAAACATCACAGTGAACTGTTAGCAAAATTCATTAACGTATTAATGGTCAGTGGTAAGAAATCAACTGCTGAGAAAATTATTTACGGTGCACTTTCTGTTATGGAAGAGCGCATCAAGAAAATCAAAAAGTCAGATGAAGAAGGTGAGTCAGGCTCAACAAGTGCTTCTGGTTCTAGTGCTGTTCTTCGCTACTTTGAAGATGCCTTAAACAATGTTCGCCCAAGTGTTGAGGTTCGTTCACGCCGTGTTGGTGGTGCTACTTACCAAGTTCCTGTTGAAGTAAGACATGATCGCAGCATCGCTTTAGGAATGCGCTGGATTGTTCAAGCAGCTCGCTCACGCGGTGAAAAGGGTATGATGTTACGTTTGGCAGGTGAATTGATAGATGCTTTTGAAAGCAAAGGCTCTGCAGTGAAGAAACGTGAAGATACTCATAAGATGGCAAAAGCTAACCAAGCGTTTGCGCATTTTAGATGGAACTAAGAGAGAGGTAATCCGTGTCTACTCCATTACAATTGTATAGAAACATCGGTATTGCAGCACACGTTGATGCGGGTAAAACCACAACAACTGAACGTGTACTGTATTATACTGGTATGTCTCATAAGATTGGTGAAGTACATGACGGTGCTGCAACAACTGACTGGATGGTTCAGGAGCAGGAGCGCGGCATTACCATTACTTCAGCCGCTGTTACATGCTTTTGGCCTGGAATGGATAAACAATTCCAACCACATCGCATTAACATCATTGATACACCAGGACACGTAGACTTCATGATTGAAGTTGAGCGTTCCTTGCGTGTTCTTGATGGTGCTGTTGTAGTATTTGACTCTGTGTCTGGAGTTGAGCCTCAATCTGAAACTGTATGGCGTCAAGCGAATAAGTATGGTGTTCCACGCATCGTATTCGTTAATAAAATGGATAGAATGGGCGCAAATTTTTTGCGCGTTGTTGATCAAATTCGCCAAAGATTAGGTGCTAACCCCGTAGTTCTTCAATTGCCAATTGGTGCAGAAGAAGAGTTTAAAGGGGTTATTGACTTAATTAAAATGAAAGCAATTGAGTGGGATGACGAAAGCAAAGGCATGACCTTTAAATACGTTGATATCCCCGCAAATATGCAAGCTCAATGCGAAGAGCATCGTGCATTAATCGTAGAAGCTGCAGCAGATGCTAGCGAAGAGTTGATGGAAAAGTATCTTGAAGGTGCTGAAATTTCTGAAGCAGATCTTAAAGACGCTCTACGTCATTTAACTGTAAGCAACAAAGTTGTTCCGGTTTTCTGCGGTTCAGCCTTTAAAAATAAAGGTGTTCAAGCGGTATTGGATGGCGTCATTGAATATTTACCTTCACCAGTAGATGTTCCTGATGTTCAAGGTATTGATGAATATGGTGATCCAACTACACGTGCAACTAAGTATGATGCACCTTTCTCGGCTTTAGCATTTAAAATTGCTACAGACCCATTTGTTGGTACATTAACATTTATCCGTGCTTACTCTGGTACGCTGAAAAGCGGTGATACGCTGTTTAACTCTGTTAAAGAAAAAAGAGAGCGTATTGGCCGAATAGTACAAATGCACGCGAATGCTCGTGAAGAAATTAAAGAAGTAAGAGCTGGCGATATTGCCGCTGCGGTAGGATTAAAAACAGTGACCACAGGTGATACTTTATGTGATCCAGATCATGTCGTTATTCTGGAGCGTATGGATTTCCCTGATCCTGTAATTGCAGTAGCTGTTGAGCCAAGAACTAAAGCAGACCAAGAAAAAATGGGTGTTGCGCTTGGTAAACTAGCTCAAGAAGATCCTTCCTTCAGAGTTCATACTGATGAAGAGTCAGGACAAACGATCATTGAAGGGATGGGTGAGTTACATCTTGAAATTATTGTTGACCGCATGAAGCGTGAGTTTAATGTGGAAGCAAATGTTGGTAAACCCCAAGTAGCTTATCGTGAAACGATAAAACAAGCTGTTGAGCAAGAAGGAAAGTTCGTACGTCAGTCTGGTGGCCGTGGTCAGTTCGGACACGTATGGATTAAAATTGAGCCTCAAGAGCCTGGCAAGGGTTATGAATTTATCAATGAAATTGTTGGTGGTGTCATTCCAAAAGAATACATTCCAGCAGTTGATAAAGGAATTCAAGAGCAAATGCAAAACGGTGTTATCGCTGGCTATCCCGTAGTGGATGTTAAAGTGACACTGTTTGATGGATCATTCCACGAGGTAGATTCTAGTGAAATGGCATTCAAAATTGCAGGCTCTATGGGTTTCAAACAAGGTGCATTGAAAGCAAAGCCTGTTTTACTCGAACCAATAATGAGTGTTGAAGTTGTTACTCCTGAAGATTACATGGGAGATGTTATGGGTGACCTTAACAGACGCCGTGGTTTAGTTCAGGGTATGGAAGA
Above is a genomic segment from Legionella lytica containing:
- the fusA gene encoding elongation factor G is translated as MSTPLQLYRNIGIAAHVDAGKTTTTERVLYYTGMSHKIGEVHDGAATTDWMVQEQERGITITSAAVTCFWPGMDKQFQPHRINIIDTPGHVDFMIEVERSLRVLDGAVVVFDSVSGVEPQSETVWRQANKYGVPRIVFVNKMDRMGANFLRVVDQIRQRLGANPVVLQLPIGAEEEFKGVIDLIKMKAIEWDDESKGMTFKYVDIPANMQAQCEEHRALIVEAAADASEELMEKYLEGAEISEADLKDALRHLTVSNKVVPVFCGSAFKNKGVQAVLDGVIEYLPSPVDVPDVQGIDEYGDPTTRATKYDAPFSALAFKIATDPFVGTLTFIRAYSGTLKSGDTLFNSVKEKRERIGRIVQMHANAREEIKEVRAGDIAAAVGLKTVTTGDTLCDPDHVVILERMDFPDPVIAVAVEPRTKADQEKMGVALGKLAQEDPSFRVHTDEESGQTIIEGMGELHLEIIVDRMKREFNVEANVGKPQVAYRETIKQAVEQEGKFVRQSGGRGQFGHVWIKIEPQEPGKGYEFINEIVGGVIPKEYIPAVDKGIQEQMQNGVIAGYPVVDVKVTLFDGSFHEVDSSEMAFKIAGSMGFKQGALKAKPVLLEPIMSVEVVTPEDYMGDVMGDLNRRRGLVQGMEDSPAGKIVRAEVPLAEMFGYSTDLRSATQGRATYTMEFSKYAEAPNNIAEAIIKKQ
- the rpsG gene encoding 30S ribosomal protein S7 gives rise to the protein MPRRREVPKREILPDPKHHSELLAKFINVLMVSGKKSTAEKIIYGALSVMEERIKKIKKSDEEGESGSTSASGSSAVLRYFEDALNNVRPSVEVRSRRVGGATYQVPVEVRHDRSIALGMRWIVQAARSRGEKGMMLRLAGELIDAFESKGSAVKKREDTHKMAKANQAFAHFRWN
- the rpsL gene encoding 30S ribosomal protein S12 → MATINQLVRKPRVDVKKKSNVPALESCPQRRGVCTRVYTTTPKKPNSAMRKVARVRLTNGFEVSSYIGGEGHNLQEHSVVLIRGGRVKDLPGVRYHTVRGSLDTSGVNDRKQGRSKYGTKKPKDKK